One Mycobacteroides abscessus ATCC 19977 genomic window carries:
- the map gene encoding type I methionyl aminopeptidase, translated as MTVSDSLRASGSSPRAALRPGELSPERQVPVSIDRPEYVGKSKVAEAIGEPYVQTPEVIEKMRVAGRIAARALALAGEAVAPGVTTDELDRIAHDYMVSQGAYPSTLGYKGFPKSCCTSLNEIICHGIPDSTVIEDGDIVNIDVTAYIDGVHGDTNATFLAGDVSEEHRLLVERTREATMRAINAVKPGRALSVVGRVIEAYAKRFGYNVVRAFTGHGVGPTFHNGLIVPHYDDPNLDIVIEPGMTFTIEPMINLGSLEYEIWDDTWTVATADKLWTAQFEHTMVVTEDGVEILTVP; from the coding sequence ATGACTGTTTCTGATTCTCTTCGCGCAAGCGGCTCATCGCCACGTGCCGCACTGCGCCCGGGGGAGTTGTCTCCGGAGCGTCAGGTTCCCGTGTCGATCGATCGTCCCGAGTATGTGGGCAAGTCCAAGGTCGCCGAGGCCATCGGAGAGCCGTACGTGCAGACCCCCGAAGTCATCGAGAAGATGCGGGTCGCGGGCCGGATCGCGGCGAGGGCGCTGGCGCTTGCCGGTGAGGCGGTGGCTCCCGGTGTCACCACCGATGAGCTGGACCGCATCGCACACGACTACATGGTGTCCCAGGGGGCATACCCGTCAACGCTGGGGTACAAGGGATTTCCGAAGTCGTGCTGCACATCGCTGAACGAGATCATCTGCCACGGAATCCCGGACTCGACCGTGATCGAGGACGGTGACATCGTCAACATCGACGTCACCGCCTACATCGACGGTGTACACGGCGATACCAACGCCACCTTCCTGGCCGGAGATGTCTCCGAGGAGCATCGCCTGCTCGTCGAGCGCACCCGGGAGGCCACCATGCGGGCGATCAACGCCGTCAAGCCGGGACGGGCGCTGAGCGTGGTCGGCAGGGTGATCGAGGCCTATGCAAAACGGTTTGGGTACAACGTGGTTCGAGCATTCACTGGTCATGGCGTGGGCCCGACGTTCCACAACGGCCTCATTGTGCCGCATTACGACGACCCCAATCTGGACATCGTCATCGAACCGGGCATGACGTTCACCATTGAACCGATGATCAACCTGGGATCCCTGGAGTACGAGATCTGGGATGACACCTGGACCGTGGCGACCGCCGACAAGTTGTGGACCGCGCAGTTCGAGCACACCATGGTGGTCACCGAGGACGGAGTAGAGATCCTGACAGTGCCATGA
- a CDS encoding L,D-transpeptidase: MVTGLVSLLMNAAVTAPATLGHALAASPSGVASVSPTPGQTVGVAMPVTIRFAAPVADRIAAERSIEFSAPKVPAGAFSWVDNATVRFTPREYWPAHSSITVSVNGVSGMKYKFQTGSEVLGIGSISGHTFTVKIDGTVMRTMPASMGKPKHPTPVGSFTALEKQSPVVMDSRTIGIPLNDPEGYKLTVYYAVRVTWGGVYVHSAPWSTGAQGNSNVSHGCINLSPDNASWYYNTVSIGDPIIINA, from the coding sequence GTGGTGACCGGGCTCGTCAGCCTCCTGATGAATGCCGCGGTCACCGCACCCGCGACCCTCGGCCACGCATTGGCCGCAAGTCCCAGCGGGGTGGCCTCGGTGTCGCCCACGCCCGGGCAGACGGTCGGGGTGGCCATGCCGGTGACGATCCGTTTCGCAGCCCCTGTCGCCGACAGGATCGCCGCCGAGCGGTCCATCGAGTTCTCGGCGCCGAAGGTCCCGGCCGGGGCGTTCAGCTGGGTCGACAATGCGACGGTCCGTTTCACTCCTCGTGAATATTGGCCTGCACATTCGTCGATCACCGTGTCGGTGAACGGTGTGAGCGGAATGAAGTACAAGTTCCAGACCGGCTCGGAGGTGCTGGGTATCGGCAGCATCAGCGGCCACACCTTCACGGTGAAGATCGATGGCACGGTGATGCGAACGATGCCCGCGTCGATGGGAAAGCCCAAGCACCCCACACCGGTCGGGTCCTTCACTGCCTTGGAGAAGCAGAGCCCTGTGGTCATGGACTCCCGGACCATCGGAATTCCGCTGAATGACCCCGAGGGTTACAAGCTGACCGTCTACTACGCGGTTCGGGTCACCTGGGGCGGCGTGTATGTGCACAGCGCCCCGTGGTCGACGGGAGCTCAGGGCAACTCCAACGTCAGCCATGGCTGCATCAATCTGAGCCCGGATAACGCGTCCTGGTACTACAACACCGTCAGCATTGGCGACCCGATCATCATCAACGCGTAA
- a CDS encoding VOC family protein produces MGLPAGLTLEAIVIDCRDAIALGRWWSEVLEWPHTIDGDGYVSVFQPDRHPPLLFFMNVPDPKTAKNRLHLDFRDDDQSALVDRFLAHGATRIDIGQGDSPWVVLADPEDNEFCVLASRADQAK; encoded by the coding sequence ATGGGCCTGCCCGCCGGACTCACATTAGAGGCAATTGTGATCGACTGCCGCGATGCCATCGCACTCGGCCGTTGGTGGTCTGAGGTGCTGGAATGGCCCCACACGATCGATGGCGACGGATACGTGAGCGTCTTCCAACCGGACCGACACCCGCCCCTGTTGTTCTTCATGAACGTGCCCGACCCGAAGACCGCGAAGAACCGTCTGCACCTCGATTTTCGCGATGACGATCAGAGCGCCCTGGTGGACAGATTTCTGGCACACGGCGCCACCAGGATCGATATTGGCCAGGGCGATTCGCCCTGGGTGGTGCTGGCCGACCCCGAGGACAATGAATTCTGCGTGCTGGCCTCGCGCGCGGATCAGGCCAAGTAG
- a CDS encoding penicillin-binding transpeptidase domain-containing protein: protein MFRRGWVLAMVGTVLLVAGAVACTPRPDGPGPVAEKFFEALAKGDTAAAAKLTDDPDGAKVGLDQAFSGLQATSFKAAVNGSQYTQDTGSADATYTWQLPRKRVWTYNGRLEMLRTAGSWQVRWAPSDLHPKLGERQMLSLRTDPAKRATVNEAGGTTVLAPANLYRIAFDASKAGKSLMSTATALADAIRPYDDTMNAASLAEQASAQTSPMDLITLRKDDWDKVSIALETRPGALRPGVVMTPIADLLPTDDAFAPDIVAQVKKAVLDELDGEAGWRVVSVNQNGVDTAVLNEVKPTPAPSKTISLDRAVQNAAQNAVNTRGQKAMMVVIKPSTGEILAVAQNAAANADGPLATTGLYPPGSTFKIITAGAALERGMATPDTMVGCPKRITIGDRSVPNYNEFDLGTVPMWRAFANSCNTTFAKLASEMPLDGLTVAASQFGIGPDYDVAGIPTISGNVPPTVNLTERTEDGFGQGKVLVTPFGMALAAATVANGKTPVPQLISGQITGITGERPAVTPTMVDGLRGMMRETVLSGTAMDLKGEGAVFGKTGEAEFPGGSHAWFAGYRGDMAFATLIVGGGGSEAAVRATKVMFQSLPPDYLA from the coding sequence ATGTTCAGACGTGGATGGGTCCTGGCGATGGTCGGCACCGTGCTGCTGGTGGCCGGTGCTGTCGCGTGTACCCCGCGCCCCGATGGGCCGGGTCCGGTGGCGGAGAAGTTTTTCGAGGCACTGGCCAAGGGCGATACTGCCGCGGCCGCTAAGCTAACCGACGACCCCGATGGCGCGAAAGTGGGCCTGGACCAAGCGTTCTCGGGACTACAGGCGACGTCGTTCAAGGCCGCGGTGAATGGCTCGCAATACACCCAGGACACCGGTAGTGCGGATGCGACCTATACCTGGCAGCTGCCCAGAAAGCGTGTCTGGACGTATAACGGGCGTCTGGAGATGTTGCGTACGGCAGGTAGCTGGCAGGTACGTTGGGCTCCGAGTGACCTGCATCCCAAACTTGGTGAGCGCCAAATGCTCTCACTGCGCACAGACCCCGCTAAGCGGGCGACGGTCAACGAAGCGGGCGGTACGACGGTGCTGGCCCCGGCCAATCTGTACAGAATCGCCTTCGATGCCTCGAAGGCCGGCAAATCGTTGATGAGCACCGCCACCGCACTTGCCGACGCCATTCGGCCCTACGACGACACCATGAACGCCGCATCCCTGGCAGAGCAGGCGAGTGCGCAAACCTCGCCGATGGACCTGATCACGCTGCGTAAGGATGACTGGGACAAAGTATCCATCGCGCTGGAGACGCGGCCGGGGGCGCTGCGGCCCGGCGTGGTGATGACGCCCATCGCCGATCTGTTGCCCACGGACGACGCTTTCGCGCCGGATATTGTCGCCCAGGTCAAAAAGGCGGTGCTCGACGAGCTGGATGGCGAGGCCGGCTGGCGCGTGGTGAGCGTCAACCAGAACGGTGTCGACACTGCGGTGCTCAACGAGGTGAAACCCACTCCGGCGCCGTCGAAGACGATCAGCCTTGATCGCGCCGTGCAGAACGCCGCGCAGAATGCCGTCAATACCCGTGGCCAGAAGGCCATGATGGTAGTCATCAAACCGTCGACGGGTGAGATCCTCGCGGTCGCCCAGAACGCCGCCGCCAACGCTGATGGACCGCTGGCCACCACCGGGTTGTATCCGCCTGGGTCGACATTCAAGATCATCACCGCCGGTGCCGCGCTGGAGCGCGGCATGGCCACTCCGGACACCATGGTGGGCTGCCCGAAGCGGATCACCATCGGTGATCGCAGCGTGCCCAACTACAACGAGTTCGATCTCGGCACGGTGCCCATGTGGCGGGCATTCGCGAACTCGTGCAACACCACCTTCGCGAAGCTGGCCAGCGAGATGCCTCTGGACGGTTTGACCGTCGCCGCTTCACAATTCGGTATCGGACCCGACTACGACGTCGCGGGTATCCCGACCATTTCGGGCAACGTACCACCGACCGTCAATCTCACCGAGCGCACCGAGGACGGATTCGGTCAGGGCAAGGTGCTGGTCACGCCGTTCGGCATGGCGCTGGCAGCGGCCACCGTGGCAAATGGTAAAACACCTGTACCGCAGCTGATTTCGGGTCAGATCACCGGAATAACCGGTGAGCGGCCCGCGGTGACCCCGACCATGGTCGATGGCCTGCGCGGAATGATGCGCGAGACGGTGCTCAGCGGCACCGCCATGGATCTCAAGGGTGAGGGTGCGGTCTTCGGAAAAACGGGCGAAGCGGAGTTTCCGGGCGGATCACATGCCTGGTTCGCCGGATACCGCGGCGACATGGCCTTCGCCACCTTGATCGTCGGGGGCGGCGGTTCGGAGGCCGCGGTGCGCGCCACCAAGGTGATGTTCCAGTCGCTGCCGCCCGACTACTTGGCCTGA
- a CDS encoding GNAT family N-acetyltransferase, which yields MLGLSDTEAVRAVLDIDPVASCMLAARVEARGADPTAIGGEIWSTGVLADSLCFVGTTIIPLAGGPEATRLFAERAIEQHRICPSLVGPADVVLDMWCHLDPVWGPAREVRACQPLLAMLDAPTCVVDPAVRQVRAEELDEYLNASVQMFIGEMGVDPRNGDGGRGYRRRVAGLIEAGRAWARFEDGRVIFKAEIGSQSRSVSQIQGVWVDPEFRGRGLGTAGVAAIAAAVHRSGRIPSLYVNSFNEVARASYAKAGFTRIGTFATVLVS from the coding sequence GTGCTCGGGTTATCGGACACCGAGGCGGTACGCGCGGTCCTGGATATCGATCCGGTGGCGTCCTGCATGCTGGCCGCCCGAGTGGAGGCTCGGGGCGCCGACCCCACTGCGATCGGCGGTGAGATCTGGTCGACGGGAGTGCTGGCCGACTCACTGTGTTTCGTCGGGACGACCATCATTCCGCTGGCAGGCGGGCCCGAAGCGACCCGTTTGTTCGCCGAGCGTGCCATCGAGCAGCATCGGATTTGCCCCTCGCTGGTCGGTCCGGCGGACGTGGTACTCGACATGTGGTGCCACCTCGATCCGGTCTGGGGACCGGCGCGAGAGGTGCGCGCCTGTCAGCCCCTGTTGGCGATGCTTGACGCGCCGACGTGTGTGGTCGACCCCGCGGTCCGACAGGTGCGGGCCGAGGAGCTGGATGAGTATCTGAACGCTTCGGTCCAGATGTTCATCGGTGAGATGGGCGTCGACCCGCGCAACGGCGACGGCGGACGGGGCTACCGGCGGCGGGTGGCTGGTCTCATCGAGGCGGGCAGGGCTTGGGCTCGATTCGAGGATGGCCGGGTCATCTTCAAGGCCGAGATCGGGTCCCAGTCGCGCAGTGTCAGCCAGATCCAGGGTGTATGGGTCGATCCTGAATTTCGCGGGCGCGGGCTGGGCACCGCAGGCGTGGCGGCGATCGCGGCGGCGGTTCATCGCAGCGGGAGAATCCCCAGCTTGTATGTGAACAGTTTCAATGAGGTGGCTCGCGCGTCCTACGCGAAGGCGGGATTCACCCGGATCGGCACCTTCGCGACGGTCCTCGTCAGCTAA
- the ispG gene encoding flavodoxin-dependent (E)-4-hydroxy-3-methylbut-2-enyl-diphosphate synthase, which translates to MMTGLGMPSLPGAPPPTLAPRRQTRQLMVGSVGVGSDSPVSVQSMCTTKTHDVNSTLQQIAELTASGCDIVRVACPRQEDADALAEIARKSKIPVIADIHFQPKYIFAAIDAGCAAVRVNPGNIKEFDGRVKEVAKAAGDAGIPIRIGVNAGSLDPRILGKYGKATPEALVESALWEAGLFEEHGFGDIKISVKHNDPVIMVAAYELLAAQCDYPLHLGVTEAGPAFQGTIKSAVAFGALLSKGIGDTIRVSLSAPPAEEVKVGNQILESLNLRPRSLEIVSCPSCGRAQVDVYTLANAVSAGLEGLDVPLRVAVMGCVVNGPGEAREADLGVASGNGKGQIFVKGEVIKTVPEALIVETLIDEAMRLAEQMGLENGAGIGSDGTPTGQPVVTVS; encoded by the coding sequence ATGATGACCGGTCTTGGCATGCCCAGTCTTCCTGGCGCACCGCCGCCGACATTGGCGCCGCGGCGTCAGACGCGTCAGCTCATGGTGGGAAGCGTCGGGGTGGGCAGCGACTCACCGGTCTCGGTGCAATCGATGTGCACCACCAAGACCCATGACGTGAATTCCACCCTGCAGCAGATCGCGGAGCTCACAGCCTCTGGCTGCGACATCGTGCGTGTCGCCTGCCCGCGGCAGGAGGACGCCGATGCGCTTGCCGAGATTGCCCGCAAGAGCAAGATTCCGGTGATCGCCGATATCCATTTTCAGCCCAAGTACATCTTCGCGGCGATCGATGCCGGCTGTGCCGCGGTGCGCGTGAACCCGGGAAACATCAAGGAGTTCGACGGACGCGTCAAGGAGGTTGCCAAGGCGGCCGGTGACGCCGGGATCCCCATCCGGATCGGCGTCAACGCCGGGTCCCTTGATCCGCGGATCCTCGGCAAGTACGGAAAGGCAACCCCGGAGGCGCTCGTCGAGTCGGCGCTGTGGGAGGCCGGGCTGTTCGAGGAGCACGGCTTCGGAGACATCAAGATCAGCGTCAAGCACAACGACCCGGTGATCATGGTCGCCGCCTACGAACTGCTGGCCGCACAGTGCGATTACCCGCTGCACCTGGGTGTGACGGAGGCCGGTCCGGCATTTCAGGGCACCATCAAGTCGGCGGTCGCCTTTGGAGCGCTGTTGTCCAAGGGCATCGGTGACACCATCCGGGTTTCCTTGTCGGCGCCGCCCGCCGAAGAGGTCAAGGTCGGCAATCAGATCCTCGAATCGCTCAATCTGCGTCCCCGCTCACTGGAAATCGTGTCCTGCCCGTCGTGCGGGCGCGCACAGGTGGACGTCTACACGCTGGCCAACGCCGTCAGCGCGGGGCTAGAGGGCCTGGATGTGCCGCTGCGTGTCGCGGTCATGGGTTGCGTCGTCAATGGGCCAGGAGAGGCGCGTGAGGCCGACCTGGGCGTGGCGTCCGGTAATGGCAAGGGACAGATCTTCGTGAAGGGTGAGGTCATCAAGACCGTGCCCGAGGCGCTGATCGTCGAGACGCTCATTGATGAGGCCATGCGATTGGCCGAGCAGATGGGTCTGGAAAACGGCGCAGGGATCGGAAGCGACGGAACCCCTACAGGCCAGCCGGTCGTCACCGTAAGCTGA
- a CDS encoding M50 family metallopeptidase, with protein MAAYAIGIALFALAILVSVALHECGHMWVAQATGMKVRRYFVGFGPTLWSTKRKSNRPNKQGANDIVEYGVKAVPLGGFCDIAGMTSVEELTPEESDRAMYKQKVWKRVAVLFAGPAMNFLIGIVVFYGVVLFWGLPDNNAPTHPEITQTSCVAPQKSADPRDVVACTGEGPAALAGLRAGDQVLTAGGTSVSTSTDLVTAIRGLRGPQVFEIVRDGKPQSLMVNVTETQRWDEKAGKLVPVGAVGASLSTYVPQKHYNPVTAIPATGNLIGTVAVETVKAIGKIPMKVGALWDSITGSERAMDTPMSIVGASRMGGETVEHDMWIMFWILLAQLNFALGAINLLPLLPFDGGHIAVATYEKVRNMIRSARGLAVGAPVNYMKLMPATYLVLVVVVGYMLLTITADIVNPIRLFQ; from the coding sequence ATGGCTGCGTACGCGATCGGAATTGCGTTGTTCGCGCTGGCGATCTTGGTATCGGTGGCGTTGCACGAGTGCGGGCACATGTGGGTGGCGCAGGCCACCGGCATGAAGGTGCGCCGCTACTTTGTCGGCTTCGGGCCGACACTGTGGTCCACCAAACGTAAGAGCAACCGGCCCAACAAGCAGGGTGCCAACGACATCGTCGAGTACGGGGTGAAGGCCGTCCCGCTGGGCGGCTTTTGCGATATCGCGGGTATGACCTCGGTGGAGGAGCTCACTCCCGAGGAATCAGATCGCGCCATGTACAAGCAGAAGGTGTGGAAGCGGGTCGCGGTGCTGTTCGCCGGGCCGGCCATGAACTTCCTCATCGGCATCGTGGTGTTCTACGGCGTGGTGCTGTTCTGGGGGCTACCCGACAACAACGCGCCGACCCACCCCGAGATCACCCAGACCAGCTGTGTGGCGCCGCAAAAGAGCGCCGATCCCAGGGACGTCGTGGCGTGCACCGGTGAAGGACCGGCCGCGCTGGCTGGCCTGCGCGCCGGTGACCAGGTGCTCACCGCGGGCGGCACGTCGGTCAGCACATCCACCGACCTGGTCACGGCGATTCGCGGCCTGCGCGGGCCGCAGGTCTTCGAGATCGTGCGCGACGGTAAGCCCCAATCGCTCATGGTGAACGTCACCGAGACACAACGCTGGGATGAGAAGGCAGGCAAGCTCGTTCCGGTGGGCGCCGTGGGTGCCTCGCTGAGCACCTATGTGCCGCAGAAGCACTACAACCCGGTGACGGCCATCCCGGCGACCGGGAACCTCATCGGGACCGTCGCCGTCGAAACCGTCAAGGCCATCGGCAAGATTCCGATGAAGGTCGGCGCTCTGTGGGATTCCATCACCGGGAGCGAACGCGCCATGGACACCCCGATGAGCATCGTCGGGGCGAGCCGCATGGGCGGTGAGACCGTTGAGCACGACATGTGGATCATGTTCTGGATCCTGTTGGCGCAGCTCAACTTCGCACTTGGCGCGATCAATCTCTTGCCGCTGCTGCCGTTTGACGGCGGACATATCGCGGTGGCCACCTACGAGAAGGTTCGCAACATGATCCGATCGGCGCGCGGCTTGGCAGTGGGTGCGCCGGTCAACTACATGAAGTTGATGCCGGCGACCTACCTCGTTCTTGTGGTGGTGGTCGGGTACATGCTGCTCACCATCACCGCCGACATCGTCAACCCGATTAGACTTTTCCAATAG
- the dxr gene encoding 1-deoxy-D-xylulose-5-phosphate reductoisomerase produces MSSEVCRVLLLGSTGSIGTQALEVIAANPERFEVVGLAAGGGNVELLRQQISETGVTNVAVADERAAVRLDIPVLSGPDAVTELVENTEADVVLNALVGALGLRPTLAALKSGARLALANKESLVAGGPLVTKAAAPGQIVPVDSEHSALAQCLRGGTRGEVAQLILTASGGPFRGWTAQQLTAVTPEQAGAHPTWSMGPMNTLNSASLVNKGLELIETHLLFGVPYRQIGVVVHPQSIVHSMVTFTDGSTLAQASPPDMKLPIALALGWPDRVPAAASACDFSTASTWEFEPLDAQVFPAVDLARSAGEAGGCMTAVYNAANETAAAAFLDGRIGFRSIVRTIADVLDVASQWEGTSAEPATVDDVLDAQRWAGQQAAQFIFAEENRT; encoded by the coding sequence GTGAGTTCAGAGGTCTGCCGCGTCCTTCTTCTCGGCAGTACCGGGTCCATCGGTACCCAGGCGCTTGAGGTCATCGCCGCCAACCCGGAGCGCTTTGAAGTGGTCGGTTTGGCTGCCGGCGGCGGGAACGTAGAGCTGCTGCGCCAGCAGATCTCCGAAACCGGGGTCACCAATGTCGCGGTGGCAGACGAGCGCGCTGCCGTGCGGCTCGACATCCCCGTGCTGAGCGGACCGGATGCCGTCACCGAGTTGGTGGAGAACACCGAGGCCGATGTGGTCCTCAACGCGCTGGTCGGCGCCCTCGGCCTGCGGCCGACCCTGGCCGCGCTGAAGTCGGGAGCCCGGTTGGCCTTGGCCAATAAGGAATCCCTGGTGGCCGGTGGGCCGCTTGTCACCAAGGCCGCCGCGCCCGGGCAAATCGTGCCTGTCGATTCCGAACACTCCGCGCTGGCGCAATGTCTGCGGGGAGGGACCCGTGGCGAGGTCGCGCAGCTGATCTTGACCGCGTCGGGCGGGCCGTTTCGGGGTTGGACCGCGCAGCAGCTCACCGCCGTGACCCCCGAGCAGGCGGGCGCCCACCCCACCTGGTCCATGGGCCCGATGAACACGCTCAACTCGGCATCGCTGGTCAATAAGGGGCTCGAACTCATCGAGACGCATCTGCTCTTCGGCGTTCCCTACCGGCAGATCGGTGTGGTGGTGCACCCGCAGTCGATCGTGCACTCGATGGTGACGTTCACCGATGGGTCGACGCTGGCGCAGGCCAGCCCGCCCGACATGAAACTGCCCATCGCGCTCGCCCTGGGCTGGCCGGACCGAGTACCGGCAGCAGCGTCGGCCTGCGACTTCAGCACCGCCTCCACCTGGGAGTTCGAGCCGCTGGATGCCCAGGTGTTTCCCGCCGTCGACCTGGCCCGCAGTGCCGGAGAAGCGGGGGGATGCATGACCGCTGTCTACAACGCCGCCAATGAAACCGCGGCCGCCGCCTTCCTGGACGGGCGTATCGGATTCAGGTCCATCGTGCGAACAATTGCCGATGTGCTCGATGTGGCAAGCCAATGGGAGGGAACTTCCGCAGAACCCGCTACCGTTGACGATGTACTCGACGCGCAGCGCTGGGCTGGCCAGCAGGCTGCGCAATTCATCTTCGCGGAGGAAAATCGGACCTGA
- a CDS encoding DUF4097 family beta strand repeat-containing protein encodes MTAPATFDTPHPITAKVELARGTLQVVASDRSDTVVAVLPRDEAKALDVRTAERTRVSYSKGVLSVLSSQGITFRTGTIDILIELPRQSILDIAVASAAVRADGDYADVRFQSSSGELVIDAINGAAEADTASGGVSIRELTGDIKRNSASGDLAVKVLRGHARVASASGSVDIGTAVAGGLVFETASGNTSIGIARGTAARLAIDTHSGAFTNSLEPAEGPDAADEIFDVNIRTAKGDVDLHRPVALAG; translated from the coding sequence ATGACGGCACCAGCTACATTCGATACCCCGCACCCCATCACAGCCAAGGTGGAGCTGGCGCGGGGCACTCTGCAGGTCGTCGCAAGCGACCGCTCCGACACCGTGGTGGCGGTGCTGCCCCGCGATGAGGCAAAGGCCCTCGATGTGCGGACAGCCGAACGCACCCGGGTCTCGTACTCCAAGGGCGTGCTGTCGGTGCTGTCGTCGCAGGGCATTACGTTTCGCACCGGAACCATCGACATCCTGATCGAACTGCCGCGCCAGTCTATTTTGGACATCGCGGTGGCCTCGGCAGCAGTGCGCGCGGACGGTGACTATGCCGACGTCCGCTTTCAGTCCTCCAGCGGTGAGCTGGTCATCGACGCGATCAATGGCGCGGCTGAGGCCGACACCGCTTCTGGAGGCGTGTCGATCCGTGAACTGACCGGCGATATCAAACGGAACTCCGCCAGTGGTGACCTTGCCGTCAAGGTGTTGCGTGGTCACGCCAGGGTCGCTTCGGCATCGGGGTCGGTCGATATCGGGACGGCGGTCGCGGGTGGTTTGGTCTTCGAGACGGCCAGCGGCAATACCTCGATCGGAATCGCCCGAGGCACGGCGGCCCGGCTGGCGATTGACACGCATTCGGGGGCGTTCACCAACTCGCTGGAACCGGCAGAGGGACCCGACGCCGCGGACGAGATCTTCGATGTGAACATCCGCACGGCCAAGGGGGATGTCGACCTGCACCGCCCGGTGGCGCTTGCGGGGTAG
- a CDS encoding toxin-antitoxin system HicB family antitoxin, producing MDLQSYVDSVREELAIAAKAGGVDAEELADRLTAPLESAIRLALLDALSAAAEEITRELAPTVVDVRLRGREPEFVVTQPILATPPEATLPTDDGGGTWRVTLRLPENLRTTVEAAAAGEGISLNAWLVRAAVAAAEKRTGTRTSRTGNTIRGWVR from the coding sequence ATGGATTTGCAGTCGTATGTCGACTCGGTGCGCGAGGAGCTCGCCATCGCCGCGAAAGCCGGTGGTGTGGATGCCGAGGAACTGGCCGACCGGTTGACCGCCCCGTTGGAGTCGGCGATTCGGCTCGCGCTGCTCGATGCGCTGTCGGCGGCCGCCGAGGAAATCACCCGTGAGTTGGCGCCCACCGTCGTCGACGTGCGCCTGCGCGGCCGGGAACCGGAATTTGTGGTGACCCAGCCGATTCTGGCCACGCCACCGGAGGCGACGCTCCCGACAGACGACGGCGGCGGCACCTGGCGCGTCACCCTGCGGCTGCCGGAGAACCTGCGGACCACCGTGGAGGCGGCCGCTGCGGGCGAGGGGATATCGCTGAACGCCTGGCTGGTACGCGCCGCAGTTGCCGCCGCTGAAAAGCGCACGGGGACAAGAACATCCCGCACTGGTAACACCATCAGGGGCTGGGTCCGCTAG
- a CDS encoding DUF2631 domain-containing protein has product MATTEVVKYDGVDVEDVPSVAFGRGLSGQNPRVFHVLGVVMAAILLLMLIGNHVGKVEDIFLVGFAAIVLAFTANDYFGRRSGRIR; this is encoded by the coding sequence GTGGCCACGACCGAGGTTGTCAAGTACGACGGAGTCGATGTCGAGGACGTGCCGTCCGTCGCGTTCGGGCGTGGGCTGTCCGGCCAGAATCCCCGCGTCTTCCATGTCCTCGGCGTCGTGATGGCGGCCATCCTGCTGCTCATGTTGATCGGCAATCACGTCGGCAAGGTCGAGGACATCTTCCTGGTCGGTTTTGCCGCCATCGTGCTGGCGTTCACCGCCAACGACTACTTCGGCCGTCGTTCCGGCCGCATTCGCTAG